In Mytilus edulis chromosome 6, xbMytEdul2.2, whole genome shotgun sequence, the following proteins share a genomic window:
- the LOC139527606 gene encoding uncharacterized protein, producing MLLNDSRSSRKLTASSLWLIIILPVLCFIRKTEELSVKWDIQSPVQFGKTAILNCTIDKKSNVCQNPNLIWRWTNHRNQSTSILILNGISSNKSKYTETKNENCTESALHIHNFDQSDFALYTCSCGMDERTKELKLERHNYSINSIIFSCSHPSLTMVIEIQKIFPAPICYSTIENGRIKHKRKRTSLSESFYTTEDTIKFVFKDHSCSGTIRSFCRFENIEIEVFNRTYDCCSVNNNLVVKTVVIGFSIAITFVVIVFVVYLFRRKIKGCIRDFFHGKTKYFSRNNSLSETSLTNT from the exons ATGCTTTTGAATGACTCAAG GTCAAGCCGGAAACTTACTGCAAGTTCACTATGGCTCATTATTATTCTACCAGTATTATGCTTTATCCGTAAAACAGAGGAGTTATCAG TAAAATGGGATATTCAAAGTCCGGTTCAGTTTGGTAAAACAGCTATTCTTAACTGTACGATAGACAAAAAATCCAACGTATGTCAAAACCCCAATTTGATATGGCGATGGACAAATCATAGAAATCAAAGTACTAGTATACTTATTTTGAATGGAATTTCATCCAACAAAAGCAAATATACagagacaaaaaatgaaaattgcacAGAGTCTGCTCTTCATATCCATAATTTTGACCAGAGTGATTTTGCGCTTTATACCTGTAGTTGTGGAATGGATGAACGTACCAAAGAACTTAAGCTGGAACGACACAACTATAGTATTAATA gcATTATTTTTTCATGTTCGCATCCGAGTTTGACAATGGTAATTGAGATTCAAAAAATCTTTCCAGCACCTATATGTTATTCCACTATAGAG aatgGTAGAATTAAACACAAAAGAAAACGCACAAGTTTATCAGAATCTTTTTACACTACAGAAGACACAATCAAATTTGTATTCAAGGATCACAGTTGTAGTGGAACCATTCGTTCCTTTTGTAGATTTGAAAACATTGAGATAGAAGTGTTCAATCGTACTTACGACTGTTGTTCTG TAAATAATAATTTAGTGGTGAAGACGGTTGTTATTGGTTTTTCGATAGCCATTACATTCGTTGTAATCGTGTTTGTTGTTTATCTATTTAGAAGAAAGATAAAAG
- the LOC139526377 gene encoding probable serine/threonine-protein kinase fhkB — MSRDRATDCMVLVNSQVKSSQVKSSQVKSSQVKSSQVKSSFCNRRWSGTVSNALKKSKTSISICFLMSRDRATDSMVLVKSSQVKSSQVKSSQVKSSQVKSSRVKSSQVKSSRVESSRVESSRVESSQVKSSQVKSSQVKSSQVKSSQVKSSQVKSSRVESSRVKSSQVKSSQVESSRVESSRVESS; from the coding sequence ATGTCCAGAGATCGTGCCACTGATTGTATGGTGTTAGTGAATAGTCAAGTCAAGTCAAGTCAAGTCAAGTCAAGTCAAGTCAAGTCAAGTCAAGTCAAGTCAAGTCAAGTCAAGTCAAGTTTCTGCAATAGACGCTGGTCTGGGACTGTGTCAAATGCCTTGAAAAAATCGAAGACAAGCATATCTATTTGTTTTCTCATGTCCAGAGATCGTGCCACTGATTCTATGGTATTAGTCAAGTCAAGTCAAGTCAAGTCAAGTCAAGTCAAGTCAAGTCAAGTCAAGTCAAGTCAAGTCAAGTCAAGTCGAGTCAAGTCAAGTCAAGTCAAGTCAAGTCGAGTCGAGTCGAGTCGAGTCGAGTCGAGTCGAGTCGAGTCGAGTCAAGTCAAGTCAAGTCAAGTCAAGTCAAGTCAAGTCAAGTCAAGTCAAGTCAAGTCAAGTCAAGTCAAGTCAAGTCAAGTCAAGTCAAGTCGAGTCGAGTCGAGTCGAGTCAAGTCAAGTCAAGTCAAGTCGAGTCAAGTCGAGTCGAGTCGAGTCGAGTCGAGTCGAGTCGAGtcaagttaa